The following is a genomic window from Sporosarcina jeotgali.
AAACCAGCGACCATAGTGCGATACTGACTGTCATCCAAATGATCGTGTTCCGTTTGGATGCGCCGAAAAGAAGCGCAAAAAAAGCTGCAATGTGTGTACCGATTAGAATCGGCCCGGCTAATGCGAGTCCCGCCACTCCGTATTTATCCATAATCTTTCTGCCGCGAAGCTGACGTTTCGATTCCCCCTCCGCGTCTTCACCTTTTCGTCTTCTATACCATTGTTCAATTCGCTGGTACAAAAAGATCAGCAGCACTACGGTCAGCATATTCCCTGCAAACGCTAAAAGAATTACCCAAAACGGAGACAATCCTCTTACGATTCCAACAGGAATGACAATTGCAATTTCCAGTGCGGGTACAGCTGCTCCTAAAAATACAAGTATGTACTCAATCATTTTTTCTCCTTTCTGTCATGCAAATCTTATTTTTTTCGTTCGATTCTTTGGTCGAATCGTCTATCAGCATCACTTCAAGGCCGAGAACTGTTTTCCCTGAACCCGGAGGAGCCACTAAGTGAAGATGTTTGTTTTTTTAATGGGTATCCAACTCCTCTAGGATTCGCGCCTGATAGGATCGCCACGGATGGCAAAAGATTATGTTTTCGTCAAATACATTCATAAATTTGCCTCCTCTCCATTTACACTATCCTTAGTTATTATACGGAATCTTGCTATGAATAGTTTCAGCAATGTGTCCTGTTCCATAAGGAAAACCAGCTCCCTTCCTAGAAGCTGGTTTCGTTCCCTATCTATTCAGCTAAAAGTGCGGCACCGTAAGTTTCCAAGATGTAACGCGGAACAAAGAACCGGACGGTGACAAGGGGATCGACAACTTGACTCACTTGAACCTGCCCTACTGCGCTCAGCAGCATGGTCACTTCAGATAAACTGAGTTTGGTTCTTGCTGCCAATAAATCTGCTGTCTCTTCGACTGCAATCTTTACCGCTTCGTCCAATGTTTCCGCCGAAACTAAGAACGTGAATCCTTTTTCATTTTCAAGCAACGGATGATTAAGCGGCGTGTTTTTAATGACCTCCAGCGTGACGACAGCACTGCCCGGCACTTCAATTCCAGAAACACCGACTTCTCCATCTCCCATTGCCGCATGGAAGTCTCCTAGTGCAAACAGCGCACCTTCAGCGAAAACCGGGAAGTACAGGACGGCCCCTTCTGTGATCAGCTTCGTGTCCATATTCCCCCCATGCGTACCCGGAGTTCCGCACGAAATCGGTTCCCCTTCCGGAGCAACACCAATAACGCCAATCATCGGATTTAGCGGAATGGACAGCCGATTGTTAAATTTAGCAACACCGTTTTCGATTGGAATGATTTTAGATTCAAGCTCTGTTAGACGGTGCCCCATTACACCAAGATCCGGCCCTGTTGCC
Proteins encoded in this region:
- a CDS encoding acetamidase/formamidase family protein, coding for MTETLSCQDVIYAFSKTHPPVKRIDSGTTIEIETYDCFKNQVQSADTKISGIDWDAINPATGPIFVNGASAGDVLKVTIQKLNIGDQGVMATGPDLGVMGHRLTELESKIIPIENGVAKFNNRLSIPLNPMIGVIGVAPEGEPISCGTPGTHGGNMDTKLITEGAVLYFPVFAEGALFALGDFHAAMGDGEVGVSGIEVPGSAVVTLEVIKNTPLNHPLLENEKGFTFLVSAETLDEAVKIAVEETADLLAARTKLSLSEVTMLLSAVGQVQVSQVVDPLVTVRFFVPRYILETYGAALLAE
- a CDS encoding small multi-drug export protein; protein product: MIEYILVFLGAAVPALEIAIVIPVGIVRGLSPFWVILLAFAGNMLTVVLLIFLYQRIEQWYRRRKGEDAEGESKRQLRGRKIMDKYGVAGLALAGPILIGTHIAAFFALLFGASKRNTIIWMTVSIALWSLVFGVVTAMGFTFFIKD